From one Pristis pectinata isolate sPriPec2 chromosome 14, sPriPec2.1.pri, whole genome shotgun sequence genomic stretch:
- the myod1 gene encoding myoblast determination protein 1 homolog, which yields MELTDTSLCSFSSADDFYDDPCFSTSDIHFFEDLDPRLVHVGLLKADQVPTEDEHIRAPSGHHQAGRCLLWACKACKRKTTNADRRKAATMRERRRLSKVNEAFETLKRCTSTNPNQRLPKVEILRNAIRYIESLQALLREQDENYFSVMDQYSVDSDASSPRSNCSDGMLDCSGPTCSRRRSNYDNTYFSETPNADSKTGKSSVISSLDCLSNIVERISTDRPTCPVMMVPDATLASPSSPREGTTLNDPSAIIPSPDNCTGTEIPTDNPIYQVL from the exons ATGGAGCTAACGGACACCTCTCTCTGCTCCTTCTCGTCTGCTGATGACTTCTATGATGATCCCTGCTTCTCGACTTCAGACATCCACTTTTTCGAGGATCTAGACCCCAGACTGGTCCACGTCGGGCTGCTCAAAGCCGACCAGGTGCCGACCGAGGACGAGCACATTCGAGCACCCAGTGGACATCACCAAGCCGGTCGCTGCTTGCTTTGGGCTTGCAAGGCTTGCAAGAGGAAAACGACCAACGCCGACCGCAGGAAAGCGGCCACCATGAGAGAAAGGAGGCGCCTCAGCAAAGTGAACGAGGCGTTTGAAACGCTCAAGCGGTGCACCTCCACCAACCCGAACCAGAGGCTGCCCAAGGTGGAAATTCTCAGAAACGCCATCAGATACATCGAGAGCCTGCAAGCCCTCCTGAGAGAGCAGGACGAGAACTATTTCTCTGTCATGGATCAATACAGTGTCGATTCAGATGCCTCAAGCCCACGGTCCAATTGCTCGGATGGGATG TTGGATTGCAGCGGCCCCACGTGCAGCCGGAGACGCAGCAACTACGACAACACCTACTTCTCGGAGACGCCAAACG CGG ATTCGAAAACTGGTAAAAGTTCCGTTATCTCAAGCCTGGATTGTCTTTCCAACATCGTCGAAAGAATTTCCACTGACCGGCCGACTTGTCCGGTAATGATGGTCCCAGATGCCACTCTGGCCAGTCCTTCGTCTCCCCGGGAAGGAACCACTTTGAACGATCCTTCAGCCATTATCCCATCGCCGGACAACTGCACCGGCACTGAAATCCCGACTGACAACCCTATCTACCAGGTTTTATAA
- the zgc:172145 gene encoding ferritin light chain, oocyte isoform-like has translation MAEPKGKRQKTCLPTCTFHRPLSGAQVKQNYPLGVEEAVCGLITFFYEVSYRFQALAEIFEQDDVALPRVAGYFHKITQEEEKNAQTLLDYQTERGGHYCPRDIQKPRSESVRNIRQALELTFRQWKTAASFLEELCALSKTLADPHTASFIRKRLLVPKIEQIKVAGDLITNANRLGCTDDGRVSFGEYLIDRLQEELKTPA, from the exons ATGGCAGAACCGAAGGGGAAACGGCAGAAAACCTGCCTGCCCACCTGCACCTTCCACCGGCCGCTGTCCGGAGCCCAGGTGAAGCAGAACTATCCGCTGGGTGTGGAGGAGGCGGTCTGCGGGCTCATCACCTTCTTCTACGAGGTCTCCTACCGGTTCCAGGCTCTG GCGGAGATTTTTGAACAAGATGATGTTGCTCTGCCCAGAGTTGCTGGCtatttccataagatcacccaAGAAGAGGAGAAGAACGCGCAAACCTTACTTGACTACCAGACGGAGCGAGGAGGGCACTACTGCCCCAGAGATATTCAG AAACCCCGAAGCGAGTCGGTGCGAAACATTCGCCAGGCGCTGGAGCTCACATTCCGCCAGTGGAAAACTGCCGCGTCCTTCCTGGAAGAACTCTGTGCGCTGAGCAAAACCCTGGCGGACCCCCACACAGCCAGCTTCATCAGAAAGCGTCTTCTTGTTCCCAAAATCGAACAGATCAAAGTGGCCGGCGACCTAATCACTAACGCCAACCGACTGGGCTGTACAGACGATGGGCGGGTCAGCTTTGGCGAGTACCTGATTGATCGTCTCCAGGAAGAACTGAAGACTCCCGCCTGA